In one window of Pseudomonadota bacterium DNA:
- a CDS encoding tetratricopeptide repeat protein, whose amino-acid sequence MDERIKQLLALGREHYEKREYDKAYHYLGQFLEHTDTYADVFNMVGVIHHDQGRLEEARAAFLRALRLNEHYTEAALNLAVTYNDLGKYAEAQRVYADALDRGPDRKGDIDRFAKGKIANLHAELAQAYVDVGMSSEAVQELRKAIHLCPRFADLRLKLANVYRQANDLGAARSELEEALRIKPDYASARIALGVVLLVLGKRNEAVKQWARAAEQQPGDQSARMYLRMATNPPAEGVSSPPSEPPSAGS is encoded by the coding sequence GTGGACGAGCGCATCAAACAGCTTCTCGCCCTGGGGCGGGAGCACTACGAGAAGCGCGAATACGACAAAGCATACCACTACCTAGGTCAGTTTCTCGAGCACACCGACACCTACGCCGATGTCTTCAACATGGTCGGTGTGATCCACCACGATCAGGGCCGGCTGGAGGAGGCCAGAGCGGCCTTCCTGCGCGCGCTGCGGCTCAACGAGCACTACACGGAGGCTGCGCTCAATCTGGCCGTAACCTACAACGATCTGGGCAAGTACGCCGAGGCGCAGCGCGTCTACGCGGACGCTCTGGATCGGGGACCGGATCGCAAGGGCGATATCGATCGCTTCGCCAAAGGTAAGATCGCCAATCTGCACGCCGAGCTGGCGCAAGCGTACGTCGATGTGGGAATGAGCAGCGAGGCCGTGCAAGAGCTGCGCAAAGCCATCCATCTGTGCCCGCGTTTTGCCGACCTGAGACTGAAGCTCGCCAACGTGTACCGCCAGGCAAACGACCTTGGAGCAGCGCGCTCGGAGCTCGAGGAGGCACTGCGCATCAAACCCGACTACGCTTCCGCGCGCATTGCGCTGGGGGTCGTATTGCTGGTACTTGGAAAGCGCAACGAAGCCGTCAAACAGTGGGCTCGTGCCGCCGAGCAACAGCCGGGCGATCAGTCGGCGCGCATGTACTTGCGCATGGCCACCAATCCACCCGCAGAAGGCGTGTCATCCCCCCCGTCCGAGCCGCCGTCAGCAGGTTCGTAG